In Lactococcus garvieae subsp. garvieae, the following proteins share a genomic window:
- a CDS encoding TspO/MBR family protein has product MKHSNKLKPILLAGLFIIVVEAIGSLSGILAGDIKSIYNNLQLPPLAPPDYLFGIVWPILYALIAVAGFIVFQNLKLRKSEAQPALMLYVIQLFLNFIWSIIFFKGYFWFGVLVIFVLDIVVYLCIKKFFKINQWSGILLLPYFVWILFATYLSLAVAILN; this is encoded by the coding sequence ATGAAACATTCTAATAAACTAAAACCTATATTACTTGCTGGGTTGTTTATCATTGTGGTAGAAGCAATTGGGAGTTTATCAGGTATTTTAGCTGGTGATATCAAATCAATTTATAACAATTTACAACTTCCCCCATTGGCGCCACCAGATTATCTGTTTGGTATTGTTTGGCCAATTCTCTATGCCTTGATTGCTGTAGCAGGTTTTATAGTTTTTCAAAATTTAAAATTAAGAAAGAGTGAAGCTCAGCCTGCCCTCATGCTTTATGTTATCCAGCTATTCCTCAACTTTATCTGGAGTATCATCTTTTTCAAAGGTTATTTCTGGTTTGGCGTGCTCGTTATTTTTGTTCTTGATATTGTGGTCTATCTCTGTATTAAGAAATTTTTCAAAATTAATCAATGGTCAGGAATCCTACTCTTGCCCTACTTTGTCTGGATACTCTTTGCGACTTATTTGAGTTTGGCTGTTGCTATTTTGAATTAG
- a CDS encoding glycosyl hydrolase family 18 protein, whose amino-acid sequence MIKNGNTRYLKIAIATFALATLGFTGAHAQADAADEMVNPTDKVLVGYWHNWKSTGKDGYKYGTSVDFDLSQTQDGYNVINVSFMKTPQGSTLPTFKPYNKTDAEFRAEVAKLNAEGKSVLIALGGADAHIELTKAQEDDFVNEIIRLVDTYGFDGLDIDLEQSAIDAADNNTVIPSALRKVKAHYRQQGKNFMITMAPEFPYLTTTGKYAPYINGLEGDYDYINPQYYNQGGDGFWDSDLNMWISQSNDEQKEAFLYGLTHRLVTGTDNFIKIPANKFVIGLPANEDAAATGYVKNPKAVENALKRLKASGNEIKGLMTWSVNWDAGKNATGVNYNNSFVNTYAPMLFGDTGGGNEAKPTLPIITVSDLTETSATIHAKSTDTSGIANYEIKVGGKTYTSKDGLQAISGLKAATTYTVEVVAINNAGIRSDSASTTFSTAGDTVTPENTWLKDKEYWTGDRVYYNGKEYEAKWWTKGDQPDLSGAYGPWKEI is encoded by the coding sequence ATGATCAAAAATGGAAACACACGTTACTTAAAGATAGCCATAGCGACATTTGCCTTGGCTACACTTGGTTTTACTGGTGCGCATGCTCAAGCAGATGCCGCCGATGAAATGGTCAATCCCACCGATAAGGTTTTAGTCGGTTATTGGCACAATTGGAAATCAACAGGTAAAGATGGTTATAAATACGGAACCTCTGTTGATTTTGACCTTTCACAGACACAAGACGGATACAATGTTATTAACGTATCTTTCATGAAAACTCCTCAAGGAAGTACACTTCCAACATTTAAACCTTATAATAAGACCGATGCTGAATTCAGAGCTGAGGTTGCAAAACTCAATGCAGAAGGTAAATCTGTATTAATTGCACTAGGAGGTGCGGACGCTCACATTGAACTTACTAAAGCGCAAGAGGATGACTTTGTGAATGAGATTATCCGCCTTGTTGATACTTATGGCTTTGACGGTTTGGATATTGATTTAGAGCAATCTGCTATTGATGCAGCTGACAATAATACCGTCATCCCGTCAGCTTTACGGAAAGTTAAAGCACATTATCGTCAACAAGGTAAGAACTTTATGATTACGATGGCACCAGAATTTCCTTATCTTACGACTACAGGGAAGTATGCGCCTTATATCAATGGTTTAGAAGGTGATTACGATTATATTAATCCTCAATACTACAACCAAGGCGGCGATGGATTTTGGGATTCTGACTTAAACATGTGGATTTCCCAATCCAACGACGAGCAAAAAGAAGCCTTCCTCTATGGCTTAACACACCGTCTCGTCACTGGAACCGATAATTTCATCAAAATTCCAGCAAACAAGTTTGTGATTGGCTTGCCTGCAAATGAGGACGCGGCAGCAACAGGTTACGTCAAAAATCCTAAAGCGGTCGAAAATGCCTTAAAACGCCTAAAAGCTTCTGGTAATGAAATCAAAGGCTTGATGACCTGGTCCGTCAATTGGGATGCAGGTAAGAACGCAACTGGTGTAAATTATAACAATTCCTTCGTCAACACCTATGCTCCAATGCTTTTTGGGGACACTGGGGGCGGAAATGAAGCAAAACCAACACTTCCAATAATCACAGTTTCTGATCTTACAGAAACCAGTGCTACAATTCATGCAAAATCAACAGACACATCTGGGATAGCCAACTACGAGATTAAAGTTGGGGGAAAAACTTATACAAGTAAAGATGGATTGCAAGCTATCTCAGGCCTTAAAGCTGCAACGACTTATACCGTTGAAGTCGTCGCAATCAATAATGCTGGCATTCGTTCTGATAGTGCAAGCACGACTTTTAGCACGGCAGGTGACACAGTAACTCCTGAAAATACATGGCTCAAGGATAAAGAATATTGGACGGGTGACCGCGTCTACTACAATGGAAAAGAATACGAAGCAAAATGGTGGACCAAGGGTGATCAGCCTGACTTGTCAGGTGCTTACGGTCCTTGGAAAGAAATATGA
- a CDS encoding lytic polysaccharide monooxygenase auxiliary activity family 9 protein, whose product MKKMFIGFLITLGVLGASLAFNTKTVLAHGYVESPPARGYQGKLDYEKYGWTTAYNLYGNVITNPQSLEAPKGFPESGPVDGRIASANGGLGQIADFVLDNQTSDRWKKTTINTGVNQFTWKYTAPHKTTKWHYYMTKTGWDQNAPLKRSELELIGTVNHDGSTASNNLTHSITVPSNRSGYHIILAVWDVADTPNAFYNVIDVNVQNNNMLFGPFAAVE is encoded by the coding sequence ATGAAAAAAATGTTTATTGGGTTTTTAATCACTTTAGGAGTATTGGGCGCTTCATTGGCTTTCAATACTAAAACGGTCTTGGCTCACGGTTACGTTGAGAGCCCTCCTGCACGTGGTTATCAAGGAAAGCTTGATTATGAAAAATATGGCTGGACAACAGCTTATAATCTCTATGGAAATGTCATCACAAATCCTCAATCACTTGAAGCCCCTAAAGGTTTCCCTGAAAGCGGACCTGTAGATGGACGCATCGCCTCAGCGAATGGCGGTCTAGGACAAATCGCTGACTTTGTCCTAGATAATCAAACCAGCGACCGTTGGAAAAAAACAACAATAAACACTGGTGTCAATCAGTTCACGTGGAAATATACAGCACCACATAAAACAACCAAATGGCACTATTACATGACCAAAACAGGTTGGGATCAAAATGCGCCACTCAAACGTTCGGAGTTAGAGCTCATTGGTACTGTCAATCATGATGGCTCTACTGCTTCTAACAACTTGACACACTCTATCACTGTCCCAAGCAATCGTTCAGGCTACCATATCATCCTTGCTGTTTGGGATGTTGCTGATACACCAAATGCTTTCTACAATGTTATTGACGTCAATGTCCAAAATAATAATATGCTCTTTGGACCATTTGCTGCAGTTGAATAA
- a CDS encoding alpha/beta hydrolase has protein sequence MKKFKKIGLWVVSILLVLLAAGFIYIKSSTYHPTPQAAKSASQAEKLDNALVFKGNPDKPSIIFYQGALVDNASYSIWASKVAEAGYSVYLLKEPLNLAIFNPDLAEKVIKDEHLSQYIVGGHSLGGVMASRFAAGHQDNSALEGVFFLASYPDQKGSLKDYKGKVLSLVGSKDGVLNQSSYEKAKTYLPQQTVNVTLDGGNHAGFGSYGAQKGDNQADISNEKQQEEIAAELIKWLQTSEK, from the coding sequence ATGAAAAAATTCAAAAAAATAGGCCTCTGGGTTGTAAGTATTTTGCTGGTCCTTCTGGCTGCAGGATTTATCTACATAAAGTCCAGTACCTATCATCCTACTCCTCAAGCGGCAAAGAGTGCAAGTCAAGCCGAGAAGTTGGATAATGCTTTGGTCTTTAAAGGCAATCCAGATAAACCCAGTATCATCTTTTATCAAGGCGCTTTGGTGGACAATGCAAGCTATAGTATTTGGGCCAGTAAAGTAGCAGAAGCTGGATATTCTGTTTACCTTCTCAAAGAGCCTCTGAATCTTGCCATTTTTAATCCTGATCTGGCTGAGAAAGTAATCAAGGATGAACATCTCTCCCAATATATCGTTGGCGGTCATTCTCTAGGTGGAGTTATGGCCAGTCGCTTTGCAGCAGGCCATCAAGATAATTCAGCCTTAGAAGGTGTCTTTTTCCTGGCAAGTTATCCTGATCAAAAAGGAAGCTTGAAAGATTACAAGGGAAAAGTCTTATCCCTCGTAGGTTCAAAAGATGGTGTGCTCAACCAGTCTTCATATGAAAAGGCAAAAACCTATCTGCCACAACAAACGGTGAATGTAACACTGGATGGCGGTAATCATGCCGGGTTTGGCAGCTATGGTGCTCAAAAAGGTGATAATCAAGCGGACATCTCAAATGAGAAACAACAAGAAGAAATCGCCGCAGAACTCATCAAGTGGCTCCAAACATCCGAAAAGTAA
- a CDS encoding IS110 family transposase translates to MKCFVGLDVSSTKLDVCIMSNDTELGVLYAASLTNDMIGASEIKEQVLSLNEKYEFNRVVIGMEATSLYSFHPAMFFHEDSELKQLGVEVMVEQPAKIKKYREAFEENKNDTLDAFYIADYFRIERFTRSYLKEEKYLALQHLTRTRLQLVEQLVRTKQHFIENIYYKCNTLSAELKNEELSTSVWSATIMTLMTEDYTLDELANTPLEDFTELIQKLGRGRFKAPEKLAKAIKAAIKGSYRLSLVQQDSVNIVLSLLAREIRSLEKMIKEIDRAIEDMVEIIPEYQCLTSVPGIGKVFAAGIIAEIGQIERFKDHPQVAKYAGLNWKETQSGNTSSQNTSLAKRGNRYLRYYLVEAANSVRRHNVEYAEFYKKKKDEVPKHKHKRAVVLTARKLVRLVDVLLRNHQLYTPPRRFMEDN, encoded by the coding sequence ATGAAATGTTTTGTCGGTTTAGACGTCAGCTCTACCAAACTCGATGTGTGCATCATGTCAAATGACACGGAACTTGGAGTCTTGTACGCTGCTTCACTTACCAATGATATGATTGGTGCTTCTGAAATCAAAGAACAAGTACTCTCACTTAACGAAAAGTATGAATTTAATAGAGTCGTCATTGGCATGGAAGCCACATCCCTCTACAGTTTTCATCCTGCAATGTTCTTCCACGAAGACTCGGAGTTAAAGCAGCTCGGAGTCGAGGTCATGGTGGAACAACCAGCCAAAATAAAGAAATATCGTGAGGCATTCGAAGAAAACAAGAATGATACCCTTGATGCTTTCTACATCGCGGATTACTTCCGCATTGAACGCTTTACAAGATCTTATCTTAAAGAAGAAAAGTATCTGGCACTACAACATCTCACAAGAACTCGACTTCAGCTCGTGGAACAATTAGTACGTACAAAACAACACTTCATTGAAAACATCTACTACAAGTGCAATACGCTCTCTGCGGAATTAAAGAATGAAGAATTGAGTACCTCTGTTTGGTCTGCCACAATTATGACACTCATGACCGAAGATTACACGCTAGATGAACTCGCAAATACTCCTCTTGAAGATTTCACGGAACTCATCCAGAAACTCGGGCGAGGTCGCTTCAAAGCTCCTGAGAAACTTGCAAAAGCAATAAAAGCTGCCATAAAAGGAAGTTACCGCTTATCACTCGTCCAACAAGATTCTGTCAATATTGTACTCAGTCTCCTTGCTCGCGAAATACGGAGTTTAGAGAAGATGATTAAAGAAATTGATCGAGCCATTGAAGACATGGTAGAAATTATCCCTGAATACCAATGTTTGACCAGTGTACCTGGTATTGGAAAGGTATTCGCTGCAGGAATTATCGCTGAAATAGGACAGATTGAACGCTTTAAAGACCATCCTCAAGTCGCTAAATATGCTGGCTTGAATTGGAAAGAAACACAATCTGGCAATACCTCATCTCAAAATACTTCTCTTGCAAAACGAGGCAATCGTTATCTTCGCTATTACTTAGTTGAAGCCGCCAACTCTGTACGAAGACATAACGTGGAATACGCAGAGTTTTACAAGAAAAAGAAAGATGAAGTCCCCAAACATAAACACAAAAGAGCCGTCGTTTTAACCGCAAGAAAACTTGTGCGTCTGGTGGATGTGCTACTACGCAACCACCAACTCTATACGCCACCAAGGAGGTTTATGGAAGATAATTAG
- a CDS encoding C39 family peptidase yields the protein MKKKIILSCSVVMVSFLLGAHSHLSAETMEGLDEDTVNVNITDNSTSSSEISHSSDATSPSSSETISSNQSQLPSESTSEEASSEEEINTVPSVDEASKISDSSSKDTTTAQQKATSEKKEYITVYRLYNKRNMEHLYTTDKNEMTTLLKIMNSDWKYEGGAWMSPKTAGASVYRVYNPKSGEHLYTKDSYEAKVLSSKHGWKNEGRKFFSDNSGISVYRLFNAQAGIGAHFVTRDAYEKKVLTSKGWKYEGIAWKSSNTPLVVDYTPPKTPVPPKPHAKSPVYFSQLNSRWSRVPLNNSTVGVSGCVPTSLAMIFKGSYGMNVDPGTVAIRANGISHQSFGLSGKDLLNTVKAYGRSVEQISSQNRAITLLKSGYPLVFYINVGIGHAVVVYGYNNGTVNVFDPYNRQFYPSGRASLTSIWNKPSADPMDWDAGRPVFAVK from the coding sequence ATGAAAAAGAAAATTATTTTATCATGCTCTGTGGTGATGGTAAGTTTTTTATTGGGGGCTCACAGTCATCTGAGCGCTGAAACCATGGAAGGTCTGGATGAGGACACCGTAAATGTAAATATTACTGATAACAGTACGAGTAGTTCTGAAATATCACATAGTAGTGATGCAACATCCCCATCAAGTAGCGAGACAATTAGCTCTAACCAAAGCCAACTTCCTTCAGAAAGTACGAGCGAGGAAGCGAGTTCTGAAGAAGAAATAAACACTGTTCCTTCAGTAGATGAAGCATCAAAAATTTCAGATTCATCGAGCAAAGATACCACAACTGCTCAGCAGAAAGCGACATCAGAAAAGAAAGAATACATTACTGTATATCGACTTTATAATAAGCGAAACATGGAACATCTTTATACAACGGACAAAAATGAGATGACCACACTTCTCAAAATCATGAATAGTGATTGGAAATATGAAGGGGGAGCTTGGATGTCTCCTAAAACTGCAGGAGCGTCTGTCTATAGAGTTTATAATCCAAAATCTGGAGAACACCTATACACCAAAGATAGCTATGAAGCTAAGGTTCTAAGTTCGAAACATGGATGGAAAAATGAAGGACGAAAATTCTTTTCCGATAATAGTGGTATATCCGTTTATCGTCTTTTTAATGCTCAAGCAGGTATTGGCGCACATTTTGTAACTCGTGATGCTTATGAAAAGAAAGTTCTTACGTCAAAAGGTTGGAAATACGAAGGAATTGCCTGGAAAAGCAGTAATACACCATTAGTTGTAGATTATACACCACCTAAAACCCCAGTCCCTCCTAAACCACACGCCAAATCTCCTGTTTATTTTTCACAGTTAAATTCACGTTGGTCACGTGTGCCATTAAATAATTCAACAGTAGGTGTATCGGGATGCGTACCAACAAGCTTGGCTATGATATTCAAGGGGAGTTATGGAATGAATGTTGATCCAGGTACAGTTGCAATTCGTGCAAATGGTATTAGTCACCAAAGTTTTGGCTTATCGGGAAAAGACCTGTTAAATACAGTGAAGGCTTATGGTCGTTCAGTAGAACAAATTAGTAGCCAAAATCGTGCGATTACACTGCTCAAATCGGGTTATCCACTGGTTTTTTATATTAATGTTGGTATAGGGCATGCAGTAGTTGTTTACGGTTATAATAATGGGACGGTGAATGTATTTGATCCCTACAATCGACAATTTTATCCGAGTGGTCGAGCAAGCTTGACTTCTATCTGGAATAAACCATCAGCCGATCCTATGGATTGGGATGCTGGACGTCCAGTATTTGCAGTGAAATAA
- a CDS encoding PhzF family phenazine biosynthesis protein: MPYDIINAFTGKESLGNPAAVYILTQQLPKEQLQKIALPETSFIYKNLENEWEIQWFSPKREVLLCGHGLIAAAFFIKQKLEKERKIFNFKSKSGKLTVAMHNDQFILNFPSQQLFPKPITEKMKASFPGAIIQEAYTTQEKDHLVLVLDSEIAVNNAKPQIAIIKLLAPHAVTITAKGAEVDFVSRYFAPHGGVDEDPVSGSSHTRLAPLWGEKLEKTKLIAKQLSNRGGLIACEIEGERVKISGQATLSAENKDLKEDSITEISWSK, from the coding sequence ATGCCCTACGACATTATCAACGCCTTCACCGGCAAGGAGAGTTTAGGAAATCCCGCAGCAGTCTATATCTTAACCCAACAACTCCCAAAAGAGCAGCTTCAAAAGATTGCTTTGCCTGAAACCTCTTTTATCTATAAAAATTTAGAAAATGAATGGGAAATCCAGTGGTTCAGTCCTAAAAGAGAAGTTTTACTATGTGGGCATGGTCTGATTGCGGCGGCTTTTTTCATCAAACAGAAGTTAGAAAAAGAGCGTAAAATTTTTAACTTTAAATCTAAATCTGGAAAATTGACTGTCGCCATGCACAATGATCAATTTATCTTAAACTTTCCAAGTCAACAGCTTTTTCCAAAGCCGATCACTGAAAAAATGAAAGCATCTTTCCCAGGAGCAATCATTCAAGAAGCTTATACTACTCAAGAAAAAGATCACCTTGTGCTTGTACTAGATTCAGAAATAGCAGTAAATAATGCAAAACCACAGATAGCTATCATTAAATTATTAGCTCCTCATGCAGTCACCATCACAGCAAAAGGAGCAGAGGTTGATTTTGTATCCAGGTATTTTGCACCTCATGGTGGTGTAGATGAGGACCCCGTGTCGGGTTCGTCACATACACGCTTGGCACCATTATGGGGAGAAAAGCTAGAGAAAACAAAACTCATCGCCAAACAACTCTCTAATCGTGGTGGCTTGATTGCTTGTGAAATTGAGGGTGAAAGAGTTAAAATCTCTGGTCAGGCAACTCTTAGTGCAGAAAATAAGGATTTAAAAGAGGATTCTATTACGGAAATTTCTTGGAGTAAGTAA
- a CDS encoding AAA domain-containing protein produces MMNQKNNILDAWILIEQLSEGDIKLKDKRLRTISEGERSFQQLFAKVIEKEGANLSERALKKSGIVFYFDIFDFKEIIDIIRDMFHISPPTSYEEIKQSNKFTFALYFDYQLNFQADKFFRSISGYIRYKKEIPEDFYKIEIAARDRISEQFENGSFDKTISWLLKVYNVHLGKCRYSFIKNLESDAINLHSFFINDLRKAKNVSSENLERYFEGFSGNRQNLDSQNTSIGFSERIFEEILQPKFYPLGRFPTNPKHKLSFMQQVAVNLALHDSNDIRSVNGPPGTGKTTLLKDIFADLVVQQAYEISKLKNKNLKGSIKAYKESTLAILPREISNKNIVVASSNNSAVQNIVKELPRLKDIDRQFQYVSYFKDLYELPKDDKLSKDNEKYWGLFSLEGGKSSNVNKLLAQIKKIKGYLSTEYESDSNVYSKFIQKYNDLKAEISDIQKYADSLKELKKARAVFKDKLEKFESENEQNSAEIFHQKEIVENELQLNLEEQAQLSFENSNIIHELDSLNLNNSQYQKEYNLLLSRRPTFFNIRKLFNSTIVKNYQNELSESIVKSGDLTNKLLEVQTLKMELDKKVGILADNYKRKSNFLTKKVKDYEKWLDSSKKELSTAKSKIEILKKEIENCQIESINPKLSYEEFQKSNPWFSDDLRIKQSELFILALKVREQFLYENSKHLNSAILAWNMQEENIAKEHGQMLLREAWQWINFSIPVISTTFASFGKMFRFLEKDSISNLFIDEAGQALPQASVGAILKSRKIMVVGDPSQIKPVLNLDSTMLALIARHHKVDENFVSLDASTQSLIDRTSQYGYQTNESEWIGIPLWVHRRCKDPMFSISNEISYNNLMVQGNDENNIGKAKWIDCSGNANDKFVREQSKWLELEIKRRLEESPELIDKIYIITPFSNVAYNLAKDLDKIGFTKRDNETHKPTNVGTVHTFQGKEAKIVYFVLGADESSKGAARWVFSNPNLMNVAATRAKEEFYIIGDKKLYENLKNDIINTTIDNIDKVNKNSFQY; encoded by the coding sequence ATGATGAATCAAAAAAATAATATCTTAGATGCATGGATTTTGATAGAACAACTTTCTGAAGGAGACATCAAATTAAAAGACAAAAGGTTAAGAACAATTAGTGAGGGTGAAAGAAGTTTTCAACAGCTTTTTGCTAAAGTGATTGAAAAAGAGGGGGCGAATTTGTCGGAGAGAGCTCTTAAAAAATCTGGAATTGTGTTTTACTTTGATATTTTTGATTTTAAAGAAATTATTGATATTATAAGAGACATGTTTCATATTTCTCCCCCTACTTCTTACGAGGAAATAAAGCAATCAAATAAATTTACTTTTGCTTTATATTTCGATTATCAACTTAATTTTCAAGCGGATAAATTCTTTCGTTCTATTAGTGGCTATATTAGATATAAAAAAGAGATACCAGAGGATTTCTATAAAATTGAAATAGCTGCAAGGGATAGAATAAGTGAGCAGTTTGAAAATGGAAGTTTTGATAAAACTATTTCTTGGCTTTTAAAAGTGTATAATGTTCATTTAGGAAAATGTAGATATAGTTTTATAAAAAATTTAGAGAGCGATGCTATAAACCTGCATTCATTTTTTATCAATGATCTTCGAAAAGCAAAAAATGTCTCAAGTGAAAATTTGGAAAGATATTTTGAAGGTTTTTCTGGAAATAGACAAAACTTAGATAGTCAAAATACTAGTATAGGATTTTCAGAAAGAATTTTTGAAGAAATTTTACAACCTAAATTCTATCCTCTTGGGAGATTTCCAACAAATCCTAAGCATAAATTGTCATTTATGCAACAAGTAGCGGTTAATCTAGCATTACACGATTCAAATGATATTAGAAGTGTAAATGGCCCTCCTGGTACAGGTAAGACTACTTTATTAAAAGATATTTTTGCTGACTTAGTTGTTCAACAAGCCTATGAAATTTCTAAACTCAAAAATAAGAATTTGAAGGGAAGTATAAAGGCTTATAAAGAATCAACCCTAGCAATTTTACCAAGAGAAATTTCAAATAAGAATATTGTAGTAGCAAGTTCAAATAATAGTGCTGTTCAAAATATTGTAAAAGAATTACCACGTTTGAAGGATATTGATAGGCAATTTCAATATGTTAGTTATTTCAAAGATTTATATGAATTACCCAAAGATGATAAATTATCAAAAGATAATGAAAAATATTGGGGATTATTTTCTCTTGAAGGCGGTAAATCGTCTAATGTCAATAAGCTGCTAGCACAAATTAAGAAAATAAAAGGATATCTATCTACTGAATATGAATCTGATAGTAATGTTTATTCTAAATTTATCCAAAAATATAACGATTTAAAAGCTGAAATAAGTGATATTCAAAAATATGCTGATTCACTAAAAGAATTGAAAAAAGCAAGAGCTGTATTTAAAGATAAGTTGGAAAAGTTTGAATCTGAGAATGAGCAAAATTCTGCTGAAATTTTTCATCAAAAAGAAATTGTTGAAAATGAGTTGCAGCTAAATTTAGAAGAACAAGCTCAGTTAAGTTTTGAAAATTCAAATATTATTCATGAACTAGATTCATTAAATTTGAATAATAGTCAATATCAAAAAGAATACAATCTGTTGCTTTCAAGAAGGCCCACGTTTTTCAATATTAGAAAATTATTTAATTCAACGATAGTAAAAAATTATCAGAATGAGTTATCTGAATCAATTGTCAAATCGGGAGACTTAACAAATAAATTGCTAGAAGTTCAGACTTTAAAGATGGAACTGGACAAAAAAGTGGGAATTTTAGCAGATAATTATAAAAGAAAATCAAATTTTTTAACTAAAAAAGTCAAAGATTACGAAAAGTGGCTAGATTCAAGTAAAAAGGAATTAAGCACTGCAAAATCAAAAATTGAAATCTTAAAAAAGGAAATAGAAAATTGTCAAATTGAGAGTATTAATCCTAAATTAAGCTATGAAGAATTTCAAAAATCAAATCCTTGGTTCTCTGATGATTTGAGAATAAAACAATCGGAATTATTTATACTAGCACTTAAAGTTCGAGAACAATTTTTATATGAAAATTCAAAACATTTAAATTCAGCAATTCTTGCATGGAATATGCAAGAAGAAAATATTGCTAAGGAACATGGGCAAATGTTGTTGAGAGAAGCGTGGCAATGGATAAATTTTTCTATCCCCGTTATAAGTACAACTTTTGCTAGTTTTGGTAAGATGTTTAGATTTTTAGAGAAAGATTCAATAAGTAATTTGTTCATTGATGAGGCGGGGCAAGCGTTACCTCAAGCTAGTGTCGGTGCGATACTCAAAAGTAGGAAAATAATGGTTGTTGGAGACCCTTCTCAAATCAAACCTGTGCTTAACCTTGATTCGACAATGCTTGCTTTGATTGCCAGACACCATAAAGTTGATGAAAATTTTGTTTCTCTTGATGCTTCGACACAAAGTTTGATTGATAGAACTAGCCAGTATGGCTATCAAACAAATGAGTCTGAATGGATTGGAATACCTTTGTGGGTTCATCGGCGATGTAAAGATCCTATGTTCTCGATTTCCAATGAAATATCATATAATAATTTGATGGTTCAGGGAAATGATGAAAATAATATAGGAAAAGCTAAATGGATAGACTGTTCAGGAAATGCTAACGATAAATTTGTTCGAGAACAATCAAAATGGCTAGAGCTAGAAATCAAACGGAGATTGGAAGAAAGTCCTGAATTGATTGATAAAATATATATTATAACGCCATTTTCTAATGTTGCTTATAATTTAGCAAAGGACTTAGATAAAATTGGCTTTACAAAAAGAGACAACGAAACCCATAAGCCAACTAATGTGGGGACTGTTCACACTTTCCAAGGAAAAGAGGCTAAGATTGTATATTTTGTCTTAGGTGCAGATGAATCATCCAAGGGAGCTGCTAGATGGGTGTTTTCTAATCCTAACCTGATGAATGTAGCAGCAACCAGAGCAAAAGAGGAATTTTATATTATTGGTGACAAAAAGTTGTATGAAAATTTAAAGAACGACATTATCAACACTACAATTGATAACATTGATAAAGTAAATAAAAATAGTTTTCAATATTAA